In the genome of Thermoleophilia bacterium, one region contains:
- the rpsT gene encoding 30S ribosomal protein S20, producing MANIKQQKKRILLAEKQRLRNRHVKSTLKTLFKRLEGQVAEQQSTEATETATLLTKRIDQAAAKGILHKNNAAHKKSRVAHTLARLSA from the coding sequence GTGGCCAATATCAAGCAGCAGAAGAAGCGCATCCTGCTCGCCGAGAAGCAGCGTTTGCGCAACCGGCACGTCAAGTCGACTCTCAAGACGCTCTTCAAGCGCCTCGAGGGACAAGTAGCCGAGCAGCAGTCAACGGAGGCCACCGAGACGGCCACCCTGCTGACCAAGCGTATCGACCAGGCGGCCGCCAAAGGCATCCTGCACAAGAACAACGCCGCCCACAAGAAGAGTCGCGTCGCCCACACGCTGGCGCGCCTCTCCGCCTGA